A genomic stretch from Sphingomonas faeni includes:
- the kynU gene encoding kynureninase, whose protein sequence is MTLEDARALDATDTLAGYRDQFTLPEGVIYLDGNSLGALPKATPAALADVATRQWGDRLIRSWNEGWIDAPQRIGAKIAPLIGAASDEVIIGDTTSTHLFKALVAALRSNPDRHTVVSEAGNFPTDLHIAEGAVACVPGTRLKIVARENLAAALDEDTAVLLLTHVHYKTSDCFDLATWTARAHDAGALILWDLSHSVGAVPIDLNGANADLAVGCTYKYLNGGPGAPAFLYVAKRWQDVLASPLSGWMGHAAPFAFEDAYRPAPGMKRWLAGTPAMLSTAALETALDLWADVDQQAVATKSAQLFDILAAAGDTLGLDCVSPRDPAKRGSHISFRHPHAYELTQALIAQGVIGDFRDPDILRLGLTPLYLSHEDVWRAGEMLHQIIISKSWKDPRFSTRLAVT, encoded by the coding sequence GTGACCCTCGAAGACGCCCGCGCGCTCGACGCGACCGATACGCTTGCCGGCTACCGCGACCAGTTCACGCTGCCCGAAGGCGTGATCTACCTCGACGGCAACTCGCTCGGCGCGCTTCCCAAAGCCACGCCCGCAGCACTCGCCGACGTCGCCACCCGCCAATGGGGCGACCGCCTGATCCGCAGCTGGAACGAAGGCTGGATCGACGCCCCCCAGCGGATCGGCGCCAAAATCGCCCCCCTGATCGGCGCCGCGTCGGACGAAGTCATCATCGGCGACACGACGTCGACGCATCTTTTCAAGGCCTTGGTCGCCGCCCTTCGCAGCAACCCTGACCGTCACACCGTCGTCAGCGAAGCCGGCAACTTTCCCACCGACCTCCACATTGCCGAAGGCGCAGTCGCCTGCGTTCCGGGCACACGCCTGAAGATCGTCGCCCGCGAAAACCTAGCCGCCGCGCTCGACGAAGACACCGCGGTCCTCCTCCTCACCCACGTCCACTACAAGACCAGCGACTGCTTCGACCTAGCCACCTGGACCGCGCGCGCGCACGACGCCGGCGCGTTGATACTCTGGGACCTCAGCCACAGCGTCGGCGCCGTCCCGATCGATCTCAACGGCGCGAACGCCGACCTCGCCGTCGGTTGTACGTACAAATATCTCAATGGCGGCCCCGGCGCACCCGCGTTCCTCTACGTCGCAAAACGCTGGCAGGACGTACTGGCCAGCCCACTCTCCGGCTGGATGGGCCACGCCGCGCCGTTTGCGTTCGAAGATGCCTACCGCCCCGCCCCCGGCATGAAACGCTGGCTCGCCGGTACTCCTGCAATGCTCTCGACTGCAGCACTGGAAACCGCACTCGACCTATGGGCCGACGTCGATCAACAGGCCGTCGCCACCAAGAGCGCCCAACTGTTCGACATCCTCGCAGCAGCAGGCGACACCCTAGGCCTTGACTGCGTCAGTCCCCGAGACCCCGCCAAACGCGGCAGCCACATCAGCTTCCGCCATCCGCACGCCTATGAACTTACCCAGGCCCTCATCGCGCAAGGCGTAATCGGCGACTTCCGCGACCCCGACATCCTCCGCCTCGGTCTCACGCCCTTGTACCTGAGCCATGAAGATGTGTGGCGCGCGGGCGAGATGCTGCATCAGATCATTATTAGTAAGAGTTGGAAGGACCCGCGCTTCTCGACACGACTTGCCGTCACCTGA
- a CDS encoding DUF4349 domain-containing protein encodes MRYVVIGAVILSLTACSKAPNGAPAQKLNTYDVEPSAQEPAKAPSAANAPQPIAVAIPQMAYSYKYAFRLAGDAIGRAEQMHVALCDRLGPARCQVLALESGKSDGTASTGTLKLRLQSSIARRFGQQLQDTVAKAGGRAVSSSIAAEDVSKDIVDTEARLRQRTLLVERLTEILRTRTGKVSELVEAERSVAAAQEEIDQAKGWLGQLRGRVAMSTVEISYDAVAADPGSPRSGLGEAIAGSWSTFTIGIAAILSTLIFLTPWALLVGLGYVGWRTVRDRVRRRRRRRREENDHA; translated from the coding sequence ATGCGATACGTGGTTATTGGTGCGGTAATCCTGTCGCTCACGGCCTGTAGCAAGGCACCAAACGGAGCGCCGGCACAGAAGCTGAACACCTACGACGTTGAGCCCTCGGCGCAGGAACCCGCGAAAGCACCGAGCGCGGCGAACGCGCCGCAACCGATCGCGGTCGCGATCCCGCAAATGGCGTATTCCTATAAATACGCGTTCCGGCTGGCCGGCGACGCGATTGGCCGAGCCGAACAAATGCACGTCGCGTTGTGCGACAGGCTCGGTCCCGCGCGATGCCAAGTGCTTGCGTTGGAAAGCGGCAAAAGCGATGGTACGGCATCGACCGGAACGCTGAAACTGCGCCTCCAGAGCAGTATTGCCCGCCGCTTCGGCCAACAATTGCAGGACACAGTCGCCAAGGCCGGCGGTCGCGCGGTATCGAGCTCGATTGCGGCTGAGGACGTGTCGAAGGATATCGTCGATACCGAAGCGCGTCTGCGCCAGCGAACGCTCTTGGTCGAACGCCTGACGGAGATACTCAGGACGAGAACCGGCAAGGTCTCGGAACTCGTCGAGGCCGAACGCAGCGTCGCCGCGGCGCAGGAAGAGATCGATCAGGCCAAGGGCTGGCTCGGCCAACTTCGCGGACGCGTCGCCATGTCGACGGTCGAGATCAGCTACGATGCGGTCGCGGCCGATCCCGGCAGTCCGAGGTCCGGGCTAGGTGAGGCTATTGCCGGCTCGTGGAGCACCTTCACGATCGGCATCGCGGCCATACTCAGCACACTGATCTTCCTTACGCCTTGGGCCTTGCTTGTCGGGCTCGGTTACGTCGGATGGCGTACGGTCCGCGATCGCGTCCGCCGCCGCCGCCGCCGCCGCCGCGAAGAGAACGATCACGCCTGA
- the purC gene encoding phosphoribosylaminoimidazolesuccinocarboxamide synthase, whose product MARRRQIYEGKAKILYEGPEPGTLIQYFKDDATAFNAQKKGTINGKGVLNNRISEHIFTLLDHIGVPTHFIRRLNMREQLIRQVEIVPIEVVVRNVAAGSISTRLGIEEGTKLPRTIIEYYYKDDALGDPMISDEHIAAFGWASQEEMHDIADLAIRINDFLCGLFAGVGIRLVDFKLEFGRIFDNDFGRIILADEISPDGCRLWDMETNEKMDKDRFRRDLGGEVEAYQEVARRLGLLPEGADNAVLDLEKHRKNRGK is encoded by the coding sequence ATGGCTCGCCGCCGCCAGATCTACGAAGGCAAGGCCAAGATCCTCTACGAGGGTCCCGAGCCAGGCACGCTGATCCAGTATTTCAAGGATGACGCGACCGCGTTCAATGCCCAGAAAAAGGGCACGATCAACGGCAAGGGCGTGCTCAACAACCGAATTTCCGAGCACATCTTCACGCTGCTCGATCATATCGGCGTACCGACGCACTTCATCCGCCGGCTCAACATGCGCGAGCAGTTGATCCGCCAGGTCGAGATCGTGCCGATCGAAGTCGTCGTGCGCAACGTCGCCGCAGGCTCGATCTCGACGCGCCTCGGGATCGAGGAAGGCACCAAGCTGCCCCGCACGATCATCGAATATTACTACAAGGACGATGCGCTCGGCGATCCGATGATCTCCGACGAGCACATCGCCGCGTTCGGCTGGGCGAGCCAGGAGGAGATGCACGACATCGCCGACCTCGCGATCCGCATCAACGATTTCCTGTGCGGGCTGTTCGCCGGCGTCGGCATCCGCCTCGTCGACTTCAAGCTCGAATTCGGTCGCATCTTCGACAACGACTTCGGTCGGATCATCCTCGCCGACGAGATCAGCCCCGATGGCTGCCGTCTGTGGGACATGGAAACCAACGAGAAGATGGACAAGGATCGCTTCCGTCGCGATCTTGGCGGCGAAGTCGAAGCGTATCAAGAGGTTGCACGCCGTCTTGGCCTGCTGCCCGAGGGTGCCGACAACGCCGTCCTCGACCTCGAAAAGCATCGCAAGAACCGGGGCAAGTAA
- the purS gene encoding phosphoribosylformylglycinamidine synthase subunit PurS → MKLKVFVTLKPGVLDPQGRAIHHALGSLGFEGVQDVRQGKLIELEVADDTDDATIDGMCRKLLANTVIENYRVERA, encoded by the coding sequence ATGAAACTCAAGGTTTTCGTGACATTGAAGCCGGGCGTGCTCGATCCGCAGGGTCGGGCGATCCACCACGCGCTCGGGAGCCTCGGCTTCGAGGGCGTGCAGGACGTTCGCCAGGGCAAGCTGATCGAGTTGGAGGTCGCCGACGATACCGACGACGCGACGATCGACGGCATGTGCCGCAAGCTGCTCGCCAACACGGTGATCGAGAATTACCGGGTCGAGCGCGCGTGA
- the purQ gene encoding phosphoribosylformylglycinamidine synthase subunit PurQ — protein MKTAVIVFPGSNCDRDIAVALEGVTGVKPLMVWHGDADLPADVGLVAVPGGFSYGDYLRSGAIAARSPIMRAVVEQAGKGLPVLGICNGFQVLTEAGLLPGALMRNEGLNFVCRDVALTVETASSTFTSGYEAGERVSFPVAHHDGNYFADTETLDRLEGEGRVAFRYAESVNGSARNIAGLLNDKGNVLGMMPHPERRIEAAHGGTDGRRLFEGLLEAVSA, from the coding sequence GTGAAGACCGCCGTCATCGTCTTTCCGGGCTCCAACTGCGACCGCGACATCGCCGTCGCGCTGGAGGGCGTGACTGGCGTCAAGCCGCTTATGGTCTGGCACGGCGACGCGGACTTGCCTGCGGACGTCGGCTTGGTCGCAGTACCCGGTGGGTTCTCGTACGGCGATTACCTCCGCTCGGGCGCGATCGCGGCACGCTCGCCGATCATGCGCGCGGTCGTCGAGCAGGCGGGCAAGGGCCTGCCCGTGCTCGGCATCTGCAACGGCTTCCAGGTCTTGACCGAAGCGGGGCTTCTCCCCGGCGCCTTGATGCGCAACGAAGGCTTGAACTTCGTCTGCCGTGACGTCGCACTGACGGTCGAGACGGCAAGTTCGACCTTCACCTCCGGCTACGAGGCCGGCGAGCGGGTCTCGTTCCCGGTCGCGCACCATGACGGCAATTACTTCGCCGATACCGAGACACTCGACCGCCTCGAAGGCGAAGGCCGCGTCGCCTTCCGTTACGCAGAAAGCGTCAACGGCTCGGCGCGCAACATCGCCGGGTTGCTGAACGACAAGGGCAATGTCCTTGGCATGATGCCGCACCCGGAACGTCGCATCGAAGCGGCCCACGGCGGCACCGATGGCCGACGTCTGTTCGAAGGTCTGCTCGAGGCTGTCAGCGCTTAA
- a CDS encoding queuosine precursor transporter: MDIEGNGERGPEPVAASAVSGGQFRYYDFVMAAFVTILLLSNVIGAGKRAVIDLPFIGAWPFGAGILFFPVSYVIGDVLTEVYGYARARRCIWAGFGAMLFMVFMSAVVVALPPDQGWTGQAAYESVFGQVPRIVFASICAFWVGEFANSFVLARMKIWTQERMLWTRTIGSTVVGQAFDSLIFYPLAFYGAPDWPVEAMLMVMVSQFLLKVSWEVLLTPLTYLAVGWLKRREGVDVYDRGTDFSPFRTRV; the protein is encoded by the coding sequence ATGGATATTGAAGGGAATGGGGAGCGGGGGCCCGAACCGGTTGCCGCGAGCGCGGTGTCGGGCGGGCAGTTTCGCTATTACGACTTCGTGATGGCGGCGTTCGTGACGATCCTGCTGCTGTCGAACGTGATCGGCGCAGGCAAGCGCGCGGTGATCGACCTGCCGTTCATCGGAGCATGGCCGTTCGGCGCGGGCATCCTGTTCTTCCCGGTCAGCTACGTGATCGGCGACGTCCTGACCGAGGTCTATGGGTACGCGCGGGCGCGGCGCTGCATCTGGGCTGGCTTCGGCGCGATGCTGTTCATGGTGTTCATGTCCGCGGTCGTCGTGGCGCTTCCGCCTGACCAGGGATGGACGGGCCAAGCCGCGTACGAATCGGTGTTCGGGCAGGTACCGCGGATCGTGTTCGCGTCGATCTGCGCGTTCTGGGTGGGGGAGTTCGCCAACAGCTTCGTGCTCGCGCGGATGAAGATCTGGACGCAGGAGCGAATGCTGTGGACGCGGACGATCGGCAGCACGGTCGTGGGGCAGGCGTTCGACAGCCTGATCTTCTATCCGCTCGCGTTTTACGGCGCGCCGGACTGGCCGGTCGAGGCGATGCTGATGGTGATGGTCAGCCAGTTTTTGCTGAAGGTGTCGTGGGAGGTGCTGCTGACGCCGCTGACCTATTTGGCGGTGGGGTGGTTGAAGCGGCGTGAGGGTGTCGATGTGTATGACCGGGGGACGGACTTTTCGCCGTTCCGGACTCGGGTTTGA
- a CDS encoding TonB-dependent receptor: MFIRSQREIALRLLAGSSAAVLAFGLIPAAFAQDATSATPVADGQVAPAAQSASGANTAPSGDQGQGVEAAAAPGGDDIVVTGVRASLRSAQAIKRNSDQIVDSIVAEDIGKLPDRNVAEALQRISGIQVTRNYGEGSSVAIRGLTQVRTELNGRDIFTASGTGTSLSLEDIPSELLAGIDVYKNPSADLIEDQLSGTINLRTRKAFDFDGFKISAGVANTYYDLARKSQPTASVLLSDRWNTGIGEIGVLVSASYQKTVFSQDTISTEPFNTLDPNDPDAATRAASIASLATLGRTGQVTTLPRGTGIGQVNGARRRFGIDASLQWRPTDTLEFTGEVFRNDYKFRYDDFSYFAQPTEGVTNVSPLPGAPFTFAPNGDFQSGTFQNIRVAANTSLENRHSTTTDYSLNGKWRPTSNLTITADGQYVDSKTTRTRSIVGLNGNNDGTLFQDISGDVPSFQITTPTGLTNAATYGSAFYLDNLNRSRGKDKTARLDGEYKFDNSVLRSIKLGVRYADRSNLYSDTGYRYTGLNAVPSQLEFADFSKFFHGDADLFGNALLFSRGITQDYDLTRATLGITTLPSYLPSSTTTQSQKTYTGYATAFFNAADLPVPIDGNIGLRVVQTKLAVAGFYQQTDLITPPGGTAQVTGPTTFVAAGNKDDYTSVLPSANFRAHLTERLQLRLALSKNISRPDLNQLNPSLNITEPGRAQIAQLQYTSGGNPNLKPMTAKNVDASAEWYFAPTGSLTVAGFYKDISDYIQTGISNRAVTFTDGLTANYSVTSYSNVSNAKVKGAEVAYQQFFDFLPGPLAGLGAQANFTFVDSQAPSPATEGPVRDLPLQGLSKYNYNLIGIYELGIISARVAYNWRSKYLVATSSNGSGNLPVFQKPSGQLDASITANVTPHFSLTLNAVNLTNTVRSTFYGITTRPRDSIMSDRQIAGVARITF, from the coding sequence ATGTTCATCCGTTCGCAGCGCGAGATCGCGCTTCGCCTGCTCGCCGGGTCCTCCGCCGCCGTACTCGCGTTCGGCCTGATCCCTGCTGCCTTCGCACAGGATGCGACGTCCGCGACGCCGGTCGCCGATGGCCAGGTCGCGCCAGCGGCGCAGTCGGCCAGCGGTGCGAACACGGCCCCCAGCGGCGACCAGGGGCAGGGCGTCGAGGCGGCCGCCGCACCCGGCGGCGACGATATCGTCGTGACCGGCGTGCGCGCCAGCCTTCGCAGCGCACAGGCGATCAAGCGCAATTCCGACCAGATCGTCGACTCGATCGTCGCGGAGGACATCGGCAAGCTGCCCGATCGCAACGTCGCCGAGGCGCTGCAGCGCATCTCGGGTATCCAGGTCACGCGCAACTATGGCGAAGGCAGTTCGGTCGCGATCCGCGGCCTGACGCAGGTCCGCACCGAGCTCAACGGCCGCGACATCTTCACGGCCAGCGGCACCGGTACGTCGCTGAGCCTCGAGGACATTCCTTCGGAGTTGCTCGCCGGCATCGACGTCTACAAGAACCCGTCGGCGGACCTGATCGAGGATCAGCTTAGCGGCACGATCAACCTTCGTACCCGCAAGGCGTTCGACTTCGACGGCTTCAAGATTTCGGCAGGCGTGGCGAACACGTATTACGACCTCGCGCGCAAGAGCCAGCCGACCGCGTCGGTGCTGCTCAGCGATCGCTGGAATACCGGCATTGGCGAGATCGGCGTGCTGGTCAGCGCGTCGTACCAGAAGACGGTATTCAGCCAGGACACGATCTCGACCGAGCCGTTCAACACGCTCGATCCGAACGATCCTGATGCAGCAACGCGCGCCGCGTCGATCGCTTCGCTCGCGACGCTCGGCCGTACCGGCCAGGTCACGACCTTGCCGCGCGGCACCGGCATCGGCCAGGTCAACGGTGCGCGCCGTCGCTTCGGCATCGACGCATCGCTCCAGTGGCGCCCGACCGATACGCTGGAATTCACCGGCGAGGTCTTCCGTAACGATTACAAGTTCCGCTACGACGACTTCAGCTATTTCGCGCAGCCAACCGAGGGTGTGACCAACGTCTCGCCCTTGCCCGGCGCGCCGTTCACCTTCGCTCCGAACGGCGATTTCCAGAGCGGCACGTTCCAGAACATCCGTGTCGCGGCCAATACCAGCCTCGAGAACCGTCACTCGACGACGACCGACTATTCGCTGAACGGCAAGTGGCGGCCAACCTCCAACCTGACGATCACGGCGGACGGCCAGTATGTCGATTCGAAGACCACGCGTACGCGGTCGATCGTCGGCTTGAACGGCAACAACGACGGCACGCTGTTCCAGGACATCTCGGGCGATGTACCGTCGTTCCAGATCACGACACCCACCGGTCTGACCAACGCCGCGACCTATGGCTCCGCTTTCTATCTGGACAACCTCAATCGCTCGCGCGGCAAGGACAAGACGGCGCGCCTCGACGGTGAGTATAAGTTCGACAACAGCGTGTTGCGGTCGATCAAGCTCGGCGTTCGCTATGCAGATCGCAGCAATCTCTACAGCGACACCGGCTATCGGTATACCGGGCTGAACGCCGTGCCGAGCCAACTCGAATTCGCCGATTTCAGCAAGTTCTTCCACGGCGACGCCGACTTGTTCGGCAACGCGCTGCTGTTTTCGCGCGGTATCACGCAGGATTACGACCTGACGCGCGCCACGCTGGGCATCACGACGCTGCCGAGCTATCTGCCGAGCAGCACGACGACGCAGTCGCAGAAGACCTATACGGGCTATGCCACCGCGTTCTTCAACGCCGCCGACCTGCCGGTGCCGATCGACGGCAATATCGGTCTGCGCGTCGTCCAGACCAAGCTCGCGGTCGCCGGCTTCTATCAGCAGACCGATCTGATCACGCCCCCGGGCGGGACGGCGCAGGTTACGGGACCGACGACCTTCGTCGCGGCCGGCAACAAGGACGACTATACGTCGGTCCTGCCGAGCGCGAACTTCCGGGCGCATCTGACCGAAAGGCTCCAGCTTCGCTTGGCGCTTTCGAAGAACATTTCGCGCCCGGACCTCAACCAGCTCAACCCGAGCCTCAACATCACCGAGCCTGGTCGCGCGCAGATCGCACAGCTGCAGTATACGTCGGGCGGCAATCCGAACCTGAAGCCGATGACCGCGAAGAACGTCGACGCTTCGGCCGAATGGTATTTCGCGCCGACCGGTTCACTGACCGTCGCAGGCTTCTACAAGGACATTTCCGACTATATCCAGACCGGCATTTCGAACCGGGCGGTGACGTTCACCGACGGTCTGACCGCGAACTATAGCGTCACGTCGTACAGCAACGTCTCCAACGCGAAGGTGAAGGGTGCCGAAGTCGCCTATCAGCAGTTCTTCGACTTCCTGCCAGGACCTCTTGCTGGCCTTGGCGCCCAGGCAAACTTCACCTTCGTCGACTCGCAGGCACCGAGCCCGGCGACCGAGGGTCCGGTGCGCGATCTGCCGCTGCAGGGTCTGTCCAAGTACAACTACAATTTGATCGGCATCTACGAGCTCGGCATCATCTCGGCACGCGTGGCGTATAACTGGCGCAGCAAGTATCTGGTGGCGACGTCGAGCAACGGCTCGGGCAACCTGCCGGTGTTCCAGAAGCCGTCGGGGCAGCTCGATGCGTCGATCACCGCCAACGTGACGCCGCATTTCTCGCTGACGCTGAACGCGGTCAACCTGACCAACACCGTACGCTCGACCTTTTACGGTATCACGACCCGCCCGCGTGATTCGATCATGAGCGATCGCCAGATCGCAGGGGTCGCGCGCATCACGTTCTGA
- a CDS encoding SGNH/GDSL hydrolase family protein: MINSRFVGSVGAALIGALSVQAGIAQTVVPGDPYAADPVGIVADPCPAHPKPADGAGWDAWKLHMLTRDFGQLCRYAAQNVALATSGAKVRVVFMGDSITDNWIGADPTLFTDGLVDRGIGGQTTPQMLVRFRADVLALKPLAVHIMAGTNDIAGNTGAATIQTVQGNIETMAELARAHGIKAILASTPPAAAFPWSPAMKPAPQIVTFNAWLRGYAAKNGFTYVDYHAALAGPDGGMKPGYATDGVHPTPQGYAVMKPLALAAIAKTLGGKTK, from the coding sequence ATGATCAATTCACGATTTGTCGGTAGCGTGGGCGCTGCGTTGATCGGCGCGCTGTCAGTGCAGGCCGGGATCGCGCAGACGGTCGTGCCCGGCGACCCCTATGCTGCCGACCCGGTCGGCATCGTCGCCGATCCATGTCCGGCGCATCCAAAGCCTGCGGATGGCGCGGGCTGGGACGCATGGAAATTGCATATGCTCACGCGCGATTTCGGCCAGCTGTGCCGGTATGCCGCGCAGAACGTCGCGCTCGCCACGTCCGGCGCGAAGGTCCGCGTCGTGTTCATGGGCGATTCGATCACCGACAATTGGATCGGTGCCGATCCGACGCTGTTTACCGATGGCCTCGTCGATCGTGGCATCGGTGGCCAGACTACGCCGCAGATGCTCGTCCGCTTCCGCGCCGACGTGCTCGCGCTGAAGCCGCTCGCCGTTCACATCATGGCAGGCACCAACGATATCGCCGGGAACACCGGGGCGGCGACGATCCAGACCGTGCAGGGCAATATCGAGACGATGGCCGAACTCGCGCGCGCGCATGGCATCAAGGCGATCCTCGCCTCGACGCCCCCCGCCGCCGCCTTCCCCTGGAGCCCGGCGATGAAACCCGCGCCTCAGATCGTCACCTTTAACGCATGGCTGCGCGGCTATGCGGCGAAGAATGGCTTCACCTATGTCGATTACCACGCCGCACTCGCCGGCCCGGACGGCGGCATGAAGCCGGGGTATGCCACCGACGGCGTCCACCCGACGCCGCAGGGCTATGCCGTGATGAAGCCCTTGGCGCTGGCTGCGATCGCAAAAACTCTTGGCGGGAAAACCAAATGA
- a CDS encoding alpha-L-fucosidase, producing MMDFNRRSVLAGIAALGAARGAVAQSPMGLAAGPVQPNWPSLVNAYRYPDWFRDAKLGLWSHWGPQSVPEQGDWYGRFLYMQGHPMYEHHLKTYGHPSKTGMMDIQNRWTADRWDPDALIERYKKAGAKYFMSLACHHDNLDCYDSRYHAWNSLRVGPKRDIVGIWEKAARKAGLRFGVSNHAAHAWHWYQTGYAYDPTGPLKGVRYDASTLRKADGKGKWWDGLDPQQLYTGAHMAAPDGIDSIAAMNDWHDKNDGQWMEHGPKNAPGYAAKWLLRQTDLIDKYKPDMVYFDDYELPFGPIGLESLADYYNRSIQWHGKIDVVLTAKKIQPSHRFGLVEDVERGYTDHIWDEPWQTDTCLGDWFYNVARLRDKSYKSAPEVIQRLADVVSKNGNLLLSVPQPGDGSIDSEVEHILDGMTDWVAINGEAIFGSRPWRRYGEGPTILPTGMQNETVKPFTAKDIRFTTNKGALYALFLGWPEGAATIGSLARSVNSGVVERVTLLGGGVIAHKQDARGLLVTIPSNTRGRFVPVLRLEGRGLT from the coding sequence ATGATGGATTTCAACAGGCGGTCGGTCCTCGCCGGAATCGCGGCGCTCGGCGCGGCACGTGGAGCGGTAGCGCAAAGCCCGATGGGTCTGGCCGCCGGGCCGGTGCAGCCCAACTGGCCTTCGTTGGTGAACGCGTACCGCTACCCCGACTGGTTCCGCGACGCGAAGCTCGGCCTATGGTCGCATTGGGGCCCGCAATCGGTGCCCGAACAAGGCGATTGGTACGGCCGGTTCCTGTATATGCAGGGGCATCCGATGTACGAGCATCACCTGAAGACGTACGGCCATCCGTCGAAGACCGGCATGATGGACATCCAGAACCGCTGGACCGCGGACCGCTGGGATCCCGACGCGCTGATCGAACGCTACAAAAAGGCCGGGGCGAAATACTTCATGTCGCTCGCCTGCCATCACGACAATCTCGACTGCTACGACAGCCGGTATCACGCGTGGAACTCGCTCCGCGTCGGCCCGAAGCGCGACATCGTAGGCATCTGGGAAAAGGCGGCGCGGAAAGCCGGCCTCAGGTTCGGCGTCTCGAACCATGCCGCGCACGCCTGGCACTGGTACCAGACCGGCTACGCCTATGATCCGACCGGCCCCCTGAAGGGCGTGCGCTACGACGCGTCCACGCTCCGCAAGGCGGACGGCAAGGGCAAATGGTGGGACGGCCTCGACCCGCAGCAGCTCTACACCGGCGCGCACATGGCCGCGCCCGACGGCATCGACAGCATCGCGGCGATGAACGACTGGCACGACAAGAACGACGGCCAGTGGATGGAGCACGGCCCGAAGAACGCGCCCGGCTATGCGGCGAAATGGCTGCTCCGCCAGACCGACCTGATCGACAAGTACAAGCCGGACATGGTCTATTTCGACGATTACGAGCTTCCGTTCGGGCCGATTGGGCTGGAATCGCTCGCCGACTATTACAACCGCTCGATCCAGTGGCACGGCAAGATCGACGTCGTCCTCACCGCGAAGAAGATCCAGCCGAGCCACCGCTTCGGCTTGGTCGAAGACGTCGAGCGCGGCTACACCGACCATATCTGGGACGAGCCGTGGCAGACGGACACGTGCCTGGGCGACTGGTTCTACAACGTCGCCCGCCTCCGCGACAAAAGCTACAAGAGCGCGCCGGAAGTCATCCAGCGGCTGGCCGACGTCGTGTCGAAGAACGGCAACCTGCTGCTCTCGGTGCCGCAACCCGGCGACGGCTCGATCGACAGCGAGGTCGAGCATATCCTCGACGGCATGACCGACTGGGTCGCGATCAACGGCGAAGCGATCTTCGGCTCGCGCCCGTGGCGTCGCTATGGCGAGGGTCCGACGATCCTGCCGACGGGCATGCAGAACGAGACGGTGAAGCCGTTCACCGCGAAGGACATCCGGTTCACGACCAACAAGGGCGCGCTGTATGCGCTCTTCCTCGGCTGGCCGGAGGGCGCGGCGACGATCGGCTCGCTGGCGCGCTCGGTGAACAGCGGCGTGGTCGAACGGGTTACGCTGCTCGGTGGCGGCGTGATCGCGCACAAGCAGGATGCAAGAGGCCTGCTTGTGACGATCCCGTCGAACACGCGCGGGAGGTTCGTGCCCGTACTGAGGCTAGAAGGCCGCGGGCTGACCTAA